A part of Sinorhizobium chiapasense genomic DNA contains:
- a CDS encoding Tex family protein, whose translation MTAKPIAAIIASEIKATPAQVAAAVDLLDAGATVPFIARYRKEVTGGLDDTQLRVLSERLTYLRELEARRNSIIESIRGQDKLTDELEGKIAAAVTKAELEDIYLPYKPKRRTKAEIARERGLGPLAEAILADRSVAPSDRAGAFLTADVADIKAALDGARDIIAEGMTENADLLGRLRNHMKDAAFLRARVVDGKQDAGAKFSDYFDHSERWATAPGHRALAMLRGWNEEALSVDIVVDQDDTSSVKPVERMIGAAYNVGRHLPGDKWLAEVIGWTWRVKLSMSLSLDLMRELRERAEEEAIRVFARNLKDLLLAAPAGSRATMGLDPGIRTGVKVAIIDGTGKLLDTTTVYPFPPKNDIRGTQAELASLIRKHNVELIAIGNGTGSRETEKLVADMLTQLPAPKPTKVIVSEAGASVYSASETAAAEFPTLDVSLRGAVSIARRLQDPLAELVKIEPKSIGVGQYQHDVDQSKLSRSLDAVVEDAVNAVGVDLNTASASLLARVSGLGKSSAEAIVAHRDATGPFSSRQQLLKVSRLGARTFEQCAGFLRISNGTEPLDASSVHPEAYGIAKKIVAACGRDVRSLMGDSAALKKLDPRAFVDDRFGLPTVRDILAELEKPGRDPRPSFKTATFADGVDDINDLKVGMQLEGTVTNVAAFGAFVDIGVHQDGLVHVSQLADRFVKDPHEVVKAGDVVQVRVTEVDVARKRIGLTMRRDGGAERGREARGPASNGGGTRNTAERQSRSQAPAQGALGAALMAAMKQK comes from the coding sequence ATGACCGCAAAGCCCATCGCAGCCATCATCGCAAGCGAGATCAAGGCAACCCCCGCCCAGGTTGCCGCCGCCGTCGACCTGCTCGACGCGGGAGCGACGGTGCCTTTCATCGCCCGCTATCGCAAGGAGGTGACCGGCGGCCTCGACGACACGCAACTGCGCGTGCTTTCGGAACGGCTCACTTATCTGCGTGAACTCGAGGCACGCCGGAACTCGATCATCGAGTCGATCCGCGGCCAGGACAAGCTCACCGACGAGCTCGAAGGCAAGATTGCCGCTGCCGTCACCAAGGCAGAGCTTGAAGATATCTATCTGCCCTATAAACCGAAGCGGCGGACCAAAGCCGAGATTGCACGGGAGCGGGGGCTTGGACCACTGGCGGAGGCGATTCTGGCCGACCGGTCGGTTGCACCGTCCGACCGCGCCGGGGCGTTCCTGACGGCCGATGTAGCGGACATCAAGGCGGCGCTCGACGGCGCACGTGACATCATCGCCGAAGGCATGACTGAAAATGCCGACCTGTTGGGGCGTCTGCGCAATCACATGAAGGATGCGGCCTTCCTGCGCGCCAGAGTAGTCGACGGCAAACAGGATGCGGGTGCGAAATTCTCGGACTATTTCGATCACTCCGAACGCTGGGCGACAGCACCCGGCCATCGCGCCCTTGCGATGCTGCGCGGCTGGAACGAGGAGGCCCTCTCGGTCGATATCGTCGTCGATCAGGACGACACGTCGTCGGTGAAGCCGGTCGAGCGCATGATTGGGGCTGCCTACAATGTCGGCAGACACCTGCCCGGTGACAAGTGGCTCGCGGAGGTGATCGGTTGGACCTGGCGCGTCAAGCTTTCCATGTCGCTCTCGCTGGACTTGATGCGTGAGTTGCGCGAGCGGGCCGAAGAGGAAGCAATCCGCGTCTTTGCGCGCAATCTCAAGGATCTGCTGCTCGCCGCGCCCGCCGGCTCGCGCGCGACCATGGGGCTCGATCCGGGCATCCGCACCGGGGTCAAGGTCGCGATCATCGACGGTACCGGCAAGTTGCTCGACACGACAACGGTCTATCCTTTTCCGCCGAAGAACGATATTCGCGGGACCCAGGCGGAACTCGCGTCGCTCATCCGCAAGCACAACGTGGAACTGATTGCCATCGGCAACGGCACCGGCAGCCGCGAGACCGAGAAGCTCGTGGCCGACATGCTGACGCAGCTGCCGGCGCCGAAGCCCACCAAGGTCATCGTCTCCGAGGCAGGGGCCTCGGTATATTCCGCGTCCGAAACGGCTGCGGCCGAATTTCCCACTCTCGATGTTTCGCTGCGCGGCGCCGTATCCATCGCGCGAAGGCTGCAGGACCCGCTTGCCGAGCTCGTGAAGATCGAGCCGAAATCGATCGGCGTCGGTCAATACCAGCACGATGTCGATCAGTCGAAGCTCAGTCGCTCGCTCGACGCGGTCGTCGAAGATGCGGTGAACGCCGTCGGCGTCGATCTCAACACCGCCTCGGCATCGTTGCTGGCGCGCGTCTCGGGACTCGGCAAATCCTCCGCAGAAGCGATCGTCGCGCACCGTGACGCGACCGGGCCCTTTTCCAGCCGTCAGCAACTTTTGAAGGTATCGCGTCTTGGTGCCCGGACCTTCGAGCAATGCGCCGGCTTCCTGCGGATATCTAACGGAACCGAGCCGCTCGATGCGTCCTCGGTGCACCCGGAGGCCTACGGGATCGCGAAAAAGATCGTCGCCGCTTGTGGTCGCGACGTCCGGTCACTGATGGGCGACAGCGCTGCCCTGAAGAAGCTCGATCCGCGTGCTTTTGTCGACGACCGTTTCGGCCTGCCGACGGTCAGGGATATTCTCGCCGAGCTGGAAAAGCCGGGCCGCGATCCGCGCCCGAGCTTCAAGACGGCGACCTTTGCCGACGGCGTCGATGACATCAACGACCTGAAAGTCGGGATGCAACTCGAGGGTACCGTGACGAATGTCGCGGCCTTCGGCGCATTCGTCGACATCGGCGTCCATCAGGATGGCCTTGTCCATGTGTCGCAACTGGCCGATCGCTTCGTCAAGGACCCGCATGAGGTCGTCAAGGCGGGCGATGTCGTGCAGGTGCGCGTCACCGAAGTCGATGTTGCCCGCAAGCGCATCGGTCTTACGATGCGCAGGGACGGCGGCGCGGAAAGGGGCCGCGAGGCGAGGGGACCGGCGTCGAATGGCGGCGGCACCCGCAACACGGCCGAGCGCCAGTCGCGATCGCAAGCGCCTGCTCAAGGTGCGCTTGGCGCCGCGTTGATGGCGGCGATGAAACAAAAGTGA
- the rkpK gene encoding UDP-glucose 6-dehydrogenase — protein MKITMIGAGYVGLVSGVCFADFGHDVICLDKDESKIEALKQGQIPIFEPGLDHLVASNVASGRLSFTTDLKSAVAESDVIFIAVGTPSRRGDGHADLSYVYAAAREIATYLTGFTVVVTKSTVPVGTGDEVERIIRETNPEADVAVVSNPEFLREGAAIEDFKRPDRIVVGLDANDQRARDVMTEVYRPLYLNQAPIVFTTRRTSELIKYAGNAFLAMKITFINEMADLCERVGADVQDVARGIGLDGRIGSKFLHAGPGYGGSCFPKDTLALVKTAQDHDSPVRLVETTVAINDNRKRAMGRKVIAAAGGDLRGRRVAVLGLTFKPNTDDMRDSPAIAIVQTLQDVGAKVVGYDPEGVENARKLIDGMDYATDPYDAAADADALVIVTEWNEFRALDFARLKNVMKTPLLVDLRNIYRKDEVARHGFGYASIGRPD, from the coding sequence ATGAAAATCACGATGATCGGCGCCGGCTATGTCGGCCTTGTTTCGGGCGTCTGTTTTGCGGATTTTGGCCACGACGTGATCTGCCTCGACAAGGATGAGAGCAAGATCGAGGCGCTCAAGCAGGGGCAAATCCCGATCTTCGAACCGGGCCTCGACCATCTTGTCGCCAGCAATGTCGCGTCGGGACGCCTGAGCTTTACGACCGACCTCAAGTCCGCCGTCGCAGAAAGCGATGTGATCTTTATCGCCGTCGGCACACCGTCGCGGCGCGGCGACGGGCATGCCGATCTTTCCTACGTCTATGCCGCCGCCCGGGAGATCGCCACCTATCTCACCGGCTTCACGGTAGTCGTGACGAAGTCGACGGTTCCGGTCGGAACAGGTGACGAGGTCGAGCGCATCATTCGCGAAACCAATCCGGAGGCTGATGTTGCCGTTGTCTCCAATCCGGAGTTCCTGCGCGAGGGTGCAGCGATCGAGGACTTCAAGCGGCCGGACCGCATTGTCGTCGGTCTCGACGCCAATGACCAGCGGGCACGCGACGTGATGACCGAGGTCTACCGCCCGCTCTATCTCAACCAGGCGCCGATTGTCTTTACCACGCGCCGCACCTCCGAACTGATCAAATATGCCGGCAACGCCTTCCTGGCGATGAAGATCACCTTCATCAACGAAATGGCCGATCTCTGCGAAAGGGTCGGCGCCGATGTCCAGGACGTCGCCCGCGGCATTGGCCTCGACGGCCGCATCGGCTCGAAGTTCCTGCATGCCGGGCCGGGTTATGGCGGCTCCTGCTTCCCCAAGGACACGCTGGCACTCGTCAAGACCGCGCAGGACCACGACAGTCCGGTTCGGCTCGTCGAGACGACCGTTGCTATCAACGACAACCGCAAGCGTGCGATGGGCCGCAAGGTGATCGCCGCCGCAGGCGGTGATTTGCGCGGGCGCAGGGTCGCGGTCCTCGGCCTCACTTTCAAGCCGAACACGGACGACATGCGCGACAGCCCGGCGATCGCGATCGTGCAGACCCTGCAGGATGTCGGTGCCAAGGTCGTCGGCTACGATCCCGAAGGGGTCGAGAATGCCCGCAAGCTCATCGACGGCATGGATTATGCGACCGATCCCTATGATGCGGCAGCGGATGCCGACGCGCTGGTCATCGTCACCGAATGGAATGAATTCCGGGCGCTCGATTTCGCACGGCTCAAGAACGTGATGAAGACGCCGCTGCTCGTCGACCTGCGCAACATCTACCGCAAGGACGAAGTGGCACGGCACGGTTTCGGCTATGCCAGCATTGGCAGGCCGGACTGA
- a CDS encoding cyclopropane-fatty-acyl-phospholipid synthase family protein — MNAGLLNMLRRLVQKGKLTVIFSSGEEVVLGDGTGKPATIRIADAEAEKAILSDPGLKFGEMYMDGRVLVEEGDIFDVLSIAKSNDLENAATFRNTIVALLHVLRQQLKSRLPGNRNRHNVAHHYDLDGKLFNLFLDEDWQYSCAYFHPPGISLDEAQRAKKRHIAAKLLLEPGQKVLEVGSGWGGMAMYLAESSGVEVTGITLSEEQLKVSRERAARRGLADRVRFELQDYRTMEGRQFDRIVSVGMFEHVGIGNYGNFFRKMKELLTPEGVMLLHSIGQIYKPWATNPWIEKYIFPGGYIPALSEVLPPVESTRLLVKDIEILPMHYAWTLRAWRERFVAKREEAVRLYDERFFRMWEFYLAASETAFLHDKHFVFQLQLSPSLGSVPVSRDYIAQKERELLEFERTRRRLELVAV, encoded by the coding sequence ATGAATGCGGGATTGTTGAACATGCTCCGCCGTCTTGTCCAAAAGGGCAAACTGACGGTTATTTTCTCATCGGGCGAAGAGGTGGTCCTCGGGGATGGCACCGGCAAGCCCGCCACCATACGGATCGCCGATGCTGAGGCTGAAAAAGCCATCCTGAGCGACCCCGGCCTCAAGTTCGGTGAAATGTATATGGACGGTCGCGTCCTCGTCGAGGAAGGTGATATTTTCGACGTGCTGTCCATTGCCAAGAGCAACGACCTCGAAAACGCCGCGACCTTCCGAAATACGATCGTGGCGCTGCTGCATGTGTTGCGTCAGCAACTCAAGAGCCGGCTCCCCGGCAACCGCAATCGCCACAATGTTGCCCACCACTATGATCTCGACGGGAAGCTCTTCAACCTCTTCCTCGATGAGGACTGGCAATATTCCTGCGCCTATTTCCATCCGCCGGGAATTTCGCTCGATGAGGCCCAGCGCGCCAAGAAGCGGCACATCGCGGCGAAGCTCTTGCTCGAGCCCGGCCAGAAGGTGCTCGAAGTCGGTTCGGGCTGGGGCGGCATGGCGATGTATCTCGCCGAATCGTCCGGCGTCGAAGTCACCGGCATCACGCTGAGCGAGGAGCAACTGAAGGTTTCGCGCGAGCGCGCGGCGCGACGGGGGCTGGCCGACCGCGTGCGCTTCGAGCTGCAGGACTACCGGACAATGGAGGGGAGGCAGTTCGACCGCATCGTCTCCGTCGGCATGTTCGAGCACGTAGGCATCGGCAACTACGGCAACTTTTTCCGCAAGATGAAAGAGTTGCTGACACCCGAAGGGGTGATGCTGCTTCACTCGATCGGCCAGATCTACAAGCCCTGGGCCACCAATCCCTGGATCGAGAAATACATCTTCCCCGGCGGTTATATCCCGGCTCTCTCTGAGGTGCTGCCGCCGGTCGAGAGTACGCGATTGCTGGTCAAGGATATCGAGATCCTGCCGATGCACTACGCCTGGACATTGAGAGCCTGGCGTGAGCGCTTCGTGGCGAAACGGGAGGAAGCGGTCAGGCTCTATGACGAACGCTTCTTCCGGATGTGGGAGTTCTATCTCGCAGCCTCGGAAACCGCCTTTCTCCACGACAAGCACTTCGTCTTCCAGCTGCAGCTTTCGCCATCGCTGGGATCGGTGCCGGTCTCGCGGGACTATATCGCTCAAAAGGAGCGCGAACTGCTCGAATTCGAGAGAACCCGCCGGCGATTGGAACTGGTTGCCGTGTAG